GTCACCACCACGTCCTCGGCCGCACGCCGTTGGCCAGGTCGACCAGCGCCGCGTGCGCGTCCGCTCGCCCGGCCTGCCCGGCGAGCCTGCGGATCGAGTTCTCCAGCAGCGCGCGCAACGAGCGGACGTCCGGGTTCGCGCCGAGCACGGCACCGGCGGGCAGCCGCACCGGTTCCCGACCGGCTCGGGCGAGCGCGACCTCCCGCAGCGACGCGGTCAGCCGGGCCCGGCCCGCGCCGTCCGGCTCACCGCCGTCCAGCGCCAGCGCGTCCAACCGGCGCACCGCGTCGGCGAGGTCGTCGACGCCGGGCGGCTCCCCGCCGCGGAGGCGACCGGCCCGCACCCGGAACGCGGCCACCCGGGACTCCTGCGCGTGGCGGCATTCCGGCGGCACGTCGTCCAACGCCTCCACCGCGCGGTCGCGCGCGCCGTCGGCGAGCGCCAGCCGGGCGAGGCCGAACGCGGCGGTCGCGGTCCGGCGGTCCTGCGGCCACGCGGCCTCGTACGCGGCCCGCGCCTCGGTCGCGTCGCCCTCGTGCTCGGCGCAGAACGCCAGCGCCAGCTTGGGAACCAGCTCGCCCGGCAGTGCGTCGCGCACCGCGGTGAACTCCCGCCGGGCCGCGGGCACGTCTTCCCTGGCGAGCGCCAGCAGGCCGCGGAAGTGCGCGGGCCGCCAGTCCGGCGCGTGCTGATCGGCCTGCTCGGCCGCCGCCAGGCGGGATTCCGCCGCGTCGGGCTCGCCGAGCCGGATCAGCGCGCGGCAGGCTCGCAGGTGGATCTCGGGGGACTCGCGCTCGGACGCGTCGAGTGCGGCGAGCAGTTCGCGAGCATCGGTGGTGACCAGCGCGGCGAGGTAGCCGGCCTCCGGGTCGTCGGCGCGCACCAGCGGCGCGGGCAGCGCGGCGGCGGCTCCGGCGGGCGAGGGCCTGCCGTCGTCGAGTTCCACCGCCAGCTGGGCGAGCGTGCGCGCACCGGTCCACCGCCGCAGCGGCGGGATCGAGCCGAGCCCGTTGTCGAGCAGCGCGAGCGGGTCCTCGAACAGCCGGGACGGGCTGGGGCGCAACGACATCCCGCGCAGCGCGAGGATCTCCCGCAGCACGCCGCGCAGCTGCTCGCCCATGTCCGCGGCCGTGGTGAACCGCTGTTCGAACGGCCCGGTGGCGCGGGCGAGCACGCGGCGGAAGGACGCCACCCCGCAGGCGTCGCCGGAATCCGGCTCCTCGACCGGGCCCGGCTCGGCCTCACCCGCTGCGGTCTCCGAGCTCCCGTTCCGACCGGCACCGGCCGCCTGCCGCCGCGTGCCCGGCGACCAGGACTCCTCCGTCACGTGGAACAAGGTCTCCAAGGTCCGCCCGACCGTGTGCAGGTCGGAGCGGATCGTCAACCCGTGCAGCTCGCGTTCCTCGTCGGACACCTGGTAGCCGCGGGTGCCGACGACGAGACCCTCCTGGTCGTCGATCCCGCGCACCGCGCCCAGGTCGATCACCTTCAGCCGGTTGGTGCTGCGGATGACGTTGCCCGGTTTCATGTCGCAGTACAGCAACCCCGCGGCGTGCAGGTGCTCCAGCGCCGCCAGGATCTCCAGCCCGTAGGCGATGACGTGCTCCACCCGCAGCTCGCCGTGCCGGGCCCGCGCCGCCGGATCGTTCTTGAGCTGCGCGAGCGACGGGCCGCCGACGTGCTCCATCACCAGGTAGTCGACGGGCTCGCCGGAGACCGGGTCGGGATGCTGCACGAAGTCGTAGATGCGCACGATGTTCGGGTGGTCCAGCCTGGTCAGCGCGGTGCGCTCGTTGGCCACCAGCTCGCGGGCCCGCCGGTCCCGGCTGTTGATCAGTCCTTTGAGGACCACGTAGGTGTCGTCCAGGTTGCGCGCCTTGGCGAGGTAGACCCAGCCGAGCCCGCCGCGCTGCAACGGCCCGACCACTTCGTAGCGGTCGGCGAGCAGATCCCCCGCCACGAGCTTCAGCGAGTACGAGTACCGCGCACCGCACTGCCCGCAGACTCCGTCCAGCAGCGGCGGCTGTCCCTCGTAGGTCCGCGCGACGGGATGGCCGCACTCGGCGCAGACCCGGCTCGCCTCCGGCACTTCCGCGTTCGCCAGCACCAGGCTCGACGGGTCCGGCAGCTCGAACACCGGCAGCGACAGCAGATCACCGCTGACCCACGCGCCGCCGTCGCTCTCGCGCGGCCCGCTCGCGGAGCTCGGCGCGACCGCTCGTTCCGCTCGTTCCGCTCGTTCCGCTCGTTCCGCCCGGGTCGGCGGGGCGGCGGGCGAAGGGCGGCGACCGCAGCGATCGCAGAACCCGGTCGCCACCACGGTTCCGCCGCATCCCGGCCGGTCGCAGGGGGCGGTCATGCCGGACCGATCCGCGCGCGCACGGCCGTTCCGTAGCCGCGCACGAGTTCTCCGGCCGCGTCCAGATCGCAGGGTCCCCGCCACAACGCGTCGTGCGAGCGCCGGTACGGCTCGTCCAGCCCGACGTCCTCCACGAAGCCGTGGTCGATCGCCTGCGCCCGGTAGGCCTCCAGCAGCCCGCGCAGGTCGTCGCGCCGCTCCAGCAGGGAGTCCAGTTCGCCGCGCCGCTCCCGCAGCAGGCGCGAGGTCTCCGCCACGTCGGCTTCGGCTCGGGCGAGCCGCCGCGCCCGCGCCTCCGGCGCCATGCCCGGGTCGTCCGTCCGCAACCCGGTGACCACGAGCCGCAGCGCGATGGCGCGGTCCGGGACCGCGGGCGCCCCGGCGATCCTGCCCGCGACGTGCGCGCGGTGGCGGTGCAGCGCGTTCTCCCGCTGCGCGAGTTCGTCGACGGCCCGCGCCAGCAGGTCCAGCCGGGCCCGGAAGACCTCCGGGTCCGCGTCCTGCTCCGGCCACAGCTCCCGCGCCACCCGCAGCGCGGCGGAGGAACCGCTGCGGAACCCCAGCACCAGGCGGATGCCGCTGTTCGCCACGGGCGCGAGCACTTCGCGCAGCACCCGCTCCGGTTCGGACGCCTCGTCGATGCCGTCCAGGACGAGGGTGCGCGGTTCGGCCTCATCCAGTGGGGGCGTTTCGGGCTTCGGCGGTCGGGGCTCGGAGTCCGACCGCACCCGATCGAGGGCGTCGCCGATCTCCGCCCGCGCGTCGCTCGACGTGCGTCCGGCCATGTTCAGCGGCCGTTCGCGCACCGGGTTTCCGTCGCGCAGCACGCCGAACCCGCCGGTGACGAACAGGTAGACGTCGCGGTGCACGTGCACGTCGCCCGCGACGCGGCCCGCCTGCACCACGTTCCCGGCCTCGCCCCGGACCTGGTTGCGCACCGCCTCCGCGGGCCGCGCACCCGTCTCCGGCGTCCGTCGCTCCCCCACGTCGCGCTTCACCCCTTCATCGGAGATCGCTTCGAACGATACTCCGAGTGCACGGATGATCACCGCTGGTCGCGCCGCGCCGCGCTGGGCCGCGCGGCCGCATCACCTGATCCGATCAACGCAGCGGCCGATCGGGGCGGTGTTCGATCACCGGACCCGCCTCGGACGCGGCCGAACGAGCGACGCCCACTCCCCGATCGGCCCCTCGTCCGGCCGGGCCGGAATTACGCCGGGCACGGGGAGAATCCGCCGCAATGCGGGCTGTCCTCCGATATCGACGCCGAATTCCCCCGGCCGCTTTCGAAGAGCACCACTCAGCCGCAGCGACCGTATCGGGGAGTCCCGAAGATCGACCTCGGTTCCCGTGTGCGCACAACTGATCGCACAACGTCGCCACCGAATCCGCGCGGTAATCGGCGCACGGCCGCAAGTCCTGTAACGGCAACGGAAATCGCTGATCACAGCGCCGCGAAAGCGTTGTGCGGAATGCCACTCCGCACTGGTGGACCACGTGCTCGCGTGGTGCGTAGCCTGTGCCGCGGTTTCGCGGTGATCAGCCATCCGGCAGGGGGCTCCGCGAATCGCACCGAATCGGTGGGCGGCCTCGTCGAGGCGATCGTTCATCCGAGCCTCGGCCCTTCGCGGGCCGATGTGCCGGTGTCAGCGGCAAAAGGAGTTGTGTGCGTTCAGCGTCGTCGTCCAAGTTGAAGCGTTCGATGGGCGGAGCCCTCGCGGCCACGGTGGTCGCCACCGCCGTCGGCGTGTCCGCTCCACCGGCCGTCGCGCAGCCGCCGGGCAACGCGTCGGACGCCCAGAAGCAACTCAAGGAGCTGGGGCGCCAGGCCGAGGAACTCACGGAGACGTACAAGAAGGCGCAGGACGACCACGCCAAGCGGCGGGGCGAGCTGGACCAGGCGAACGCCGACAGCGACCAGGCCGGCCGGGTCGCCGGCCAGGCCCGTGCCGATGAGCAGCGGTTCCGCAGCGGGGTCGACCGGCTGGTGCACGCGTCCTACCAGGGCGCTCGGCTGAACAAGCTCTCCGCGCTGCTGGTCAGCGAGTCGCCGGACGACTTCCTGGACCGGTCCTCGGCGCTGGACGTGCTGGCCAAGGACAACAACGACGCCGTCAAGGCGCTGGCCGGGGCGACCCACCGCGCGGAAGGCGCCGAACGCCAGGCCCAGGACGCGCGCGGGCGCGCGGAGACCGCGGCGGCGGAGGCCGCTCGCATCGAAGGGGAGATCGCGGGCAAGAAGGACGCGATGGACGCCCAGGTCGCGAAGGTCAAGGAGCAGTACGACAGCCTGAGCGAGCAGGAGCAGGAATCGATGTCCGGCGGCAGCTCGGTCGGCTCGCTGCTCGGTTCCGGCACCGCGATCGAGGCCGTCAACGCCGCGCTGAGCAAGCAGGGCTCCCCGTACGTGTTCGGGGCCAAGGGGCCGCAGCAGTTCGACTGCTCCGGACTCGTCGCGTGGTCCTTCCGCCAGGCCGGGGTGTCGCTGCCGAGCTCGACGCAGTCGCAGATCTCGGAGGGCAAGAAGGTCTCCCAGAGCGAGATGAAGCCCGGCGACGTGATCTTCTTCTACAGCTCGGGCAGCCACAACGGCATCTACATCGGCAACGGCAAGATCGTGCACGCCCCGACCGAGGGCCAGGACGTCACCGTCGAAGAGGTCGAGTACATGGGCCAGGTCAACAGCGTCCGCCGCTTCGCAGGCTGACCCGGCCCGCCGGGTCGACGGCCCCCGAGCAGCGGAACGCGGAACGCTCCGCCGCCCCCGAGGAATCCGCGCAGGGTGATCGTTCGATCTTTGTCCTGTCAGCGGCGAAGCCGCTGAGCAGCGAAGCCGCTGAGCAGCGACCAGGCAGAGCAGAACGACCTCCGGCGGATTCTTCTCGCGAGGACAGCGATTTCGCCGGCGTCAGCCCGCGGCGTAGGTGCTCATGAGGGCCTGCACCTCGTAGACGTCGACGCCCTTGCCGAACTGCTTCACGATCGGCTCGACAGCGCCGGAGAGCCAGATCTTCAGCTCCGCGTCGAGGTCGAAGGTTCCCGCGGTCTCGACGGAGAAGTGGGTGATGCTGCGGTACGGGATCGAGTGGTACTCGATCTTGCGACCGGTCATCCCCTGCTTGTCGACGAGGATCAGGCGCCGGTCGGTGAAGATGAACGAGTCCCGGATCAACTGGTACGCGGCGTGGACGACTTCCCCCTGCGCCAGCAGGCGCCCGAACTCCTTGGCCGCCGCACGCGGATCGATGCTCGACGCGTTGCCCATCATGCCGCCGAATAAGGCCATTCCCACTCCCCTGCCGATCTGCGCTCCTGGAGATCACGGTACCGAAGCCCCGCCCCGGGGAGCCGTGATCCGGCACCTCGGCAGGTGCGCTGAGTGGGGACGCGGCTCGATCGCGTCCTTGCGTTCGAGTGCGCTCACACCTCTACCGTCGGCCGGGATGGAACAAGACGAGGCACTGCGTCAGGCCCTGCGCCTGGCGGTGGATCCGCCCGGTGGGGTCTCGATCGAGGCTCTGCGTGAGCTCGCGCGGGATGACGACGCGACCGAGTGGGACATCGCCACAACGGCCAAGCACCTCGGGGTGAATCCCCACACACTGCGGTACTACGAACGCATCGGCCTGGTTCACGTCGCCCGTGATGCAGCCGGTCACCGCCGCTACGACGCGCCCGCGGTGCGCAGGCTGGTGTTCCTGACCCGGATGCGCACCTCGGGCATGCCGATCAGCGACCTGCGCCACTACATCGGCCTCGTCGACGCCGACCAGGACACCGTGTCCGAGCGCATGGACATGTTGCTGGAGCACCGCGACACCGTGCGGGCCCAGATCGCCCAACTGCAGCTCGCCCTCGCCACCACCGAGTACAAGATCGCTACCTACCAGGAAGTGCACCAGCTATGACGAATCCCGCCTCGCAGCACGACATCAACAGTCCCGGCAACCTCGCCCGCCGCCGTCACGGGCAATCGGTCCTATCCGAGATCGACGGGCAGCAGGGCGAGGCCGTCATCGACTCGCTCGCCGACATCAACCCTGCCCTCGCACACCACGTCGCCGCGTTCGCCTTCGGAGACATCTATGACCGGCCCGGCCTCGACGCCCGCAGCCGCCAGCTGGTCACCCTCGGCGTCCTGACCGCGCTGGGGGGATGCCAACCGCAGCTCAGGGTCCACCTCGGCGCCGCCCTCAACGTGGGCATCAGCCGCGAGGAGATCACCGAAGCGCTCCTGCACGCCGCCGTGTACTGCGGCTTCCCCCGAGCCCTGAACGCGACCTTCACCGCCCGCGAGGTCTTCACCGAGCGGGACGACCCGCCCGCGAGCTGATCCGCTCCGTCCCGTGACCACGGCCCAGGACCCTGCCGAGGAAACCGCGGAGGTACCCCGCCACGACGTCCAAGTGGCTCTCCAGCAGGAAATGTCCGCCGTCGATCAGGTGCACCTCCGCATCCGCGGCGTCGCGGGCGAAGGCGCGGGCGCCGTCCGGGCCGAAGATCTCGTCGTTGCGGCCCCACACCGCGAGCACCGGAACCCCGCTGGTGCGCAGGAATTCGTGCAGCAGCGGGTAGAGCGGCCGGTTGTTCGGGTAGTCGCGGAACAGCGCCAGCTGGATCTCGTCGTTGCCCTCGCGGGAGAGGAGGGCGACGTCGTGCTCCCAGGTGTCGGGACTGACCACGCTCGGGTCGGGCACGCCGTGCAGGTACTGCCAGCGGACGGCGTCGATGCCCAGCGCCGCGCGCACCGGCGGTTCCGTGCCGGGGCCGGGGTTCGCCGCGTACGCCCAGACGTCGTTCCAGAACGACTCGACGAACCCGTCCTCGTAGCCGTTGCCGTTCTGGGTGACCAGCGCGGTGATCCGCTCGGGGTGCTCCAGCGCGAGCCGCCACCCGATGGGTGCGCCGTAGTCCTGGACGTAGAGGGCGTATCGCTCCAGCCCCAGCCGGTCGAGCAGCCCGGAGGTGATCCGGGCGAGCGCGTCGAAGGTGTAGTCGAACTCCTCGGGCGCGGGGGTGGCGGAGCGGCCGAAGCCGAGGTGGTCCGGGGCGATGACGTGGTGGTCCCGAGCCAACAGCGGGATGAGCTCGCGGAACATGAACGAGCTCGTCGGGTAGCCGTGCAGCAGGACGATCGCGGGAGCGTCGGCCGGGCCGGCTTCGCGGTAGAAGATCTCGTGGCCGTCGACGAGGGCGGTCCGGTGTTGCACCGAGTTCATTTCTAACCCCTTCATGCTCTTTATCTGGTTATCTCCGTCATGCAAGCACGACATGAGCTAACCTGTCAAAACGATCGAACAGGTTAGAGGAGGCTCGTGGACACACTGCTCGACCTGCTCAACAGCAGGCCACTGATCAACGGCGTGGAACAGGACGAGCTCGGCGACCCGGATTCCGGCAGGCGCTGGGCACGGGAGCACGGAGGCGACGGGACGCTCGCGGAACTGGCGCTGCTGCGCGAGGCGCGGGACGCACTGCGGGACGTGGTGTGCGCGACGGCCTCGCCCGAAGCGCTGCGCCCGCTGCTCGACGGGGTCCACCAGGTACCGGAGATCACCCCCGAGGGCCTGCGGTGGACGGT
This window of the Saccharopolyspora gloriosae genome carries:
- a CDS encoding serine/threonine-protein kinase, yielding MTAPCDRPGCGGTVVATGFCDRCGRRPSPAAPPTRAERAERAERAERAVAPSSASGPRESDGGAWVSGDLLSLPVFELPDPSSLVLANAEVPEASRVCAECGHPVARTYEGQPPLLDGVCGQCGARYSYSLKLVAGDLLADRYEVVGPLQRGGLGWVYLAKARNLDDTYVVLKGLINSRDRRARELVANERTALTRLDHPNIVRIYDFVQHPDPVSGEPVDYLVMEHVGGPSLAQLKNDPAARARHGELRVEHVIAYGLEILAALEHLHAAGLLYCDMKPGNVIRSTNRLKVIDLGAVRGIDDQEGLVVGTRGYQVSDEERELHGLTIRSDLHTVGRTLETLFHVTEESWSPGTRRQAAGAGRNGSSETAAGEAEPGPVEEPDSGDACGVASFRRVLARATGPFEQRFTTAADMGEQLRGVLREILALRGMSLRPSPSRLFEDPLALLDNGLGSIPPLRRWTGARTLAQLAVELDDGRPSPAGAAAALPAPLVRADDPEAGYLAALVTTDARELLAALDASERESPEIHLRACRALIRLGEPDAAESRLAAAEQADQHAPDWRPAHFRGLLALAREDVPAARREFTAVRDALPGELVPKLALAFCAEHEGDATEARAAYEAAWPQDRRTATAAFGLARLALADGARDRAVEALDDVPPECRHAQESRVAAFRVRAGRLRGGEPPGVDDLADAVRRLDALALDGGEPDGAGRARLTASLREVALARAGREPVRLPAGAVLGANPDVRSLRALLENSIRRLAGQAGRADAHAALVDLANGVRPRTWW
- a CDS encoding C40 family peptidase; translated protein: MRSASSSKLKRSMGGALAATVVATAVGVSAPPAVAQPPGNASDAQKQLKELGRQAEELTETYKKAQDDHAKRRGELDQANADSDQAGRVAGQARADEQRFRSGVDRLVHASYQGARLNKLSALLVSESPDDFLDRSSALDVLAKDNNDAVKALAGATHRAEGAERQAQDARGRAETAAAEAARIEGEIAGKKDAMDAQVAKVKEQYDSLSEQEQESMSGGSSVGSLLGSGTAIEAVNAALSKQGSPYVFGAKGPQQFDCSGLVAWSFRQAGVSLPSSTQSQISEGKKVSQSEMKPGDVIFFYSSGSHNGIYIGNGKIVHAPTEGQDVTVEEVEYMGQVNSVRRFAG
- a CDS encoding PH domain-containing protein → MALFGGMMGNASSIDPRAAAKEFGRLLAQGEVVHAAYQLIRDSFIFTDRRLILVDKQGMTGRKIEYHSIPYRSITHFSVETAGTFDLDAELKIWLSGAVEPIVKQFGKGVDVYEVQALMSTYAAG
- a CDS encoding MerR family transcriptional regulator, producing MEQDEALRQALRLAVDPPGGVSIEALRELARDDDATEWDIATTAKHLGVNPHTLRYYERIGLVHVARDAAGHRRYDAPAVRRLVFLTRMRTSGMPISDLRHYIGLVDADQDTVSERMDMLLEHRDTVRAQIAQLQLALATTEYKIATYQEVHQL
- a CDS encoding carboxymuconolactone decarboxylase family protein, translating into MTNPASQHDINSPGNLARRRHGQSVLSEIDGQQGEAVIDSLADINPALAHHVAAFAFGDIYDRPGLDARSRQLVTLGVLTALGGCQPQLRVHLGAALNVGISREEITEALLHAAVYCGFPRALNATFTAREVFTERDDPPAS
- a CDS encoding alpha/beta fold hydrolase: MNSVQHRTALVDGHEIFYREAGPADAPAIVLLHGYPTSSFMFRELIPLLARDHHVIAPDHLGFGRSATPAPEEFDYTFDALARITSGLLDRLGLERYALYVQDYGAPIGWRLALEHPERITALVTQNGNGYEDGFVESFWNDVWAYAANPGPGTEPPVRAALGIDAVRWQYLHGVPDPSVVSPDTWEHDVALLSREGNDEIQLALFRDYPNNRPLYPLLHEFLRTSGVPVLAVWGRNDEIFGPDGARAFARDAADAEVHLIDGGHFLLESHLDVVAGYLRGFLGRVLGRGHGTERISSRAGRPAR
- a CDS encoding CGNR zinc finger domain-containing protein; translation: MDTLLDLLNSRPLINGVEQDELGDPDSGRRWAREHGGDGTLAELALLREARDALRDVVCATASPEALRPLLDGVHQVPEITPEGLRWTVETPPHARLAVAAVLAWADAEQRLPGRLRPCANGDCRLFLLDRSRANRARWCSMATCGNREKARRHYERTR